A region of the Microcystis aeruginosa FD4 genome:
CCCGAATTAGTGGTTCTGTCCCAGAAGCGCGCACCAAAATTCGGCCTTTTTCTGCCATGGCTGTCTCAGCTTTGCGGATTTCTCGCCGCAAAGGTTCACATTGCTGCCAATTACGTCGCACTTCTCTATCTTCCACCCGCACATTGCGTAAAATCTGCGGATAGGTGACAAAGCTATGATCGACTAAATTAGCCAGGGAAGATCCAGATTTCTGCAATAAAGCCGCTAAATGTAGGGCGGTTTGCATTCCATCCCCAGAAACGCCGTAATGATGGCAGAGAATATGACCAGATTGTTCACCCCCTAGCATGGCTCCAGTTTCCCACATTTGCGCCTGAACGTGCTGATCGCCCACGGCAGTCCGCAAGAATTGACCCCCCAGTTTTTGCCAAGCGCGTTCAAAGCCTAAATTAGCCATCACCGTTGCTACTAATAACCCATCCGGTAGCTGTCCAGCTTCTAAGAGGGAACGACCCCAAAAATAGAGGATATAATCGCCATCTACTACTCTACCCTGACTATCCACGGCCAGGACTCGATCGGCATCGCCATCGAAGGCAAACCCTAAATCCGCTTGCTGATTAATCACCGCCGCCTGTAAGCTTTCTAAATGGGTAGAACCACAATTAACGTTAATGCGATCGCCGTCGGCTCGATCATGTAAGCAGATAACTTCCGCCCCCAGAGTTTGGAATACTAAAGGTGCTAGGTTAACGGCTGCCCCCCAAGCTAGATCCAAAACTATTTTTAATCCCGATAGGTTAATATCCGTCCCGACGGAAGCAATCACAGCTTGATAATATTTTTGGATTAATTCGGGACAAAAAGTCGCTTTTCCCCAATTTACTGGTTTATCCGCTAATTCTAAATTGCCCCTTAAACCCGCTTCTATCTGTGCGGCTAAACTGCCAGATAATTTTAAACCGCTGCTGTCAAAAAATTTAATGCCGTTATCTTCAGGAGGATTATGACTGGCAGAAATCATGATCCCCCCCATCGCTTCGCTTTCTCTGGTTAAATAGGCGACGCAGGGAGTGGGACATAATCCCAGTTGCCAGACTTCTATTCCCGCCCAAGTTAAACCCGCAGTGATAGCATTGGCTAACATATCACTGGAATTACGCGAATCTTGACCGATAATTACCGGTTTGGTGACACCA
Encoded here:
- the glmM gene encoding phosphoglucosamine mutase, whose amino-acid sequence is MVASLSYQNGQKARSHPLLSLAGLIELPPSPLFGTDGIRGQVGELLTAPLALQIGFWAGQVLKNQAGVTKPVIIGQDSRNSSDMLANAITAGLTWAGIEVWQLGLCPTPCVAYLTRESEAMGGIMISASHNPPEDNGIKFFDSSGLKLSGSLAAQIEAGLRGNLELADKPVNWGKATFCPELIQKYYQAVIASVGTDINLSGLKIVLDLAWGAAVNLAPLVFQTLGAEVICLHDRADGDRINVNCGSTHLESLQAAVINQQADLGFAFDGDADRVLAVDSQGRVVDGDYILYFWGRSLLEAGQLPDGLLVATVMANLGFERAWQKLGGQFLRTAVGDQHVQAQMWETGAMLGGEQSGHILCHHYGVSGDGMQTALHLAALLQKSGSSLANLVDHSFVTYPQILRNVRVEDREVRRNWQQCEPLRREIRKAETAMAEKGRILVRASGTEPLIRVMVEAETLELANFWTERLVEAVRSYLL